The sequence AGCTGGTGAAACCACCGGAGGGCATGTACTTGATTTTAATCTCACAAGAGGCCCCAGTTAACTTCAATAAATAGAAGAAGTTCAGGTGATTTCCAATGATGCATAATCTTATAATTTATCATTTATTATTTTAAATGGACTTATAAGAATAAAAGACAGCTGGCTCCAGGCAGGAATTATAAAGCTCATTAAAATAGCAATTATGGCAACCACAGGTAACAATAAATACAATCTAAGATGCCGTTTATACTCTTTTATTACCATATTATCCATCAATCCATGATGAACAGCATAATACCAGTTGAAAAATGACAATATTCCGATAAAAAACATGTTAATGTTAAAAAAAACAGCTGCAACTTCTAAAGATCCATAATCTCCCACCAAAGACGTGGAAAAAGGTACAAGAGCCACAAACATTACCCATATTACATTTATCCATATTAATTTACTGTCAGACTTTTTTATATTATGAAATTGCACATGATGTATTCTCCAAAAAACCGCCAGTAAAATAAAGCTTAAAGCATAAATAAAAAATTTAGAAGAAATACTTAATAAATAGGCCTGAAGAGTGGCATTAGTTACAGGAGAAGGAAAATCCGGAACTTCCAGTGTTAAAACCAAAAGAGTCATTGCAATAGCAAATATACCATCTACCAAGGTTTCAATTCGATTAGTAGTCATTAATCGTTGTTTTTGAGTAGTTTTCATAAAACACCCCCATATAAAATTTACAGAATATTTAACAAAATACAATTAATAGCATATAACTCAAAACATATACCCGTTTTAGTTTATCAATATAAGCCTTATTAAGTTAATAAAAATGGTTTTTTAATTGATTTCATTACCATTTAGCGCATCCAGTATTTTTTTACTTTTTAAAACTGCATCGTAATTATTAAGTTCTATTATTCCCCTTTTAATACCCTTTAAAAGACTTAAATCAAGATTTCCCTCCCCCAAAGATAGATGCTGATCCTTTTCACCATTATTATCACTTAGATGATAGTAATATGTGTTTTTAATCTTTAAAAATTCTGCAGGATGAGTTGTAGTATTAGCATGTCCCATGTCTACAGTGGCCATACACCCACATTTTTTAACAAAAAATTCATGTTCCAACGCCGTATTACATAGATATTTGTAGCGATAAGGCATATTCTCTATTGAAAAAAAGATTCCTCTTGATTGAGCATAATCAGCACATTCAGTGAGATTTACTATTGCATGTTTAATAGCAAAATTTCTAACTCTTTCTTCCTGACGCTGGATCATTCCTGGATGAGTAGTAATGGCTTTAGCCCCAATTAAAGCTGCAAAGTCTGAAGTTTCCTTCATCTGTCTTTGGGACTCTTCCCGTATACCTGGATTTAAACTGGCAGGATTGATGTCAATAGTAGGTGCATGAAGAAATATATCAATATCATAAGAATCAAAGATTTCTAAGTTTCCACTGTTCGCTATCATATTACGCGGCCAGTAAGGACCCTCACATAAGATTTCCATTAATTGAAATCCCCCATTAGATGCAATTTCCAAAAAATACTCAAATGAATTCATGAATAGTGCCAGAGTAGAAAAACCAATTTTC comes from Methanobacterium alcaliphilum and encodes:
- a CDS encoding TMEM175 family protein, with the protein product MKTTQKQRLMTTNRIETLVDGIFAIAMTLLVLTLEVPDFPSPVTNATLQAYLLSISSKFFIYALSFILLAVFWRIHHVQFHNIKKSDSKLIWINVIWVMFVALVPFSTSLVGDYGSLEVAAVFFNINMFFIGILSFFNWYYAVHHGLMDNMVIKEYKRHLRLYLLLPVVAIIAILMSFIIPAWSQLSFILISPFKIINDKL
- a CDS encoding sugar phosphate isomerase/epimerase family protein, producing the protein MKIGFSTLALFMNSFEYFLEIASNGGFQLMEILCEGPYWPRNMIANSGNLEIFDSYDIDIFLHAPTIDINPASLNPGIREESQRQMKETSDFAALIGAKAITTHPGMIQRQEERVRNFAIKHAIVNLTECADYAQSRGIFFSIENMPYRYKYLCNTALEHEFFVKKCGCMATVDMGHANTTTHPAEFLKIKNTYYYHLSDNNGEKDQHLSLGEGNLDLSLLKGIKRGIIELNNYDAVLKSKKILDALNGNEIN